The following coding sequences are from one Kosakonia sp. H02 window:
- a CDS encoding flavocytochrome c — MTSNERILSPFTLPNGAELKNRLLMAPMTTCTGYFDGTVSSELVEYYRARAGSIGTIIVECCFVDDLGLAFPGAIGIDNDDKIAGLAKIAAAIQGEGSKAVLQIYHGGRMVEPKLIGGRTPIAPSAIAAPREGAAMPVAMTTADVEAMIGKFGEAVRRAIQAGFDGVEIHGANTYLIQQFFSPNSNQRDDEWGGSRDNRAKFPLAVLDITHKMARQYADDAFIIGYRFSPEELEVPGIRFDDTMFLLEKLAARGVDYLHFSLGASLRSSINDTTDPAPLINKYCAMRSETLAQVPIMGVGGIVNAADAEEGLDHGYDLIAVGRACIAYPDWAARIANGENLELFIDSTQREALHIPEPLWHFSLVEAMIRDMSMGEAKFKPGMFVETVQDDSNELVINVSLETDRIADIALASGPADNVEFTSSFAEIRGRILDANSPHVDAISGATSQSEAVKKAVSKAMVKSSKARVAEEGGDTSAPKNYDVVVVGSGGAGLAAAIQAHDEGASVLIVEKMPSIGGNTIKASAGMNAAETRFQRVKGIQDSKELFYAETLKGGGEKNNPQLLRRFVENAPEAIEWLARRGIMLNDITTTGGMSIDRTHRPRDGSAVGGYLISGLVRNVTKRNIDVMLDTSVEDILFEQGEVRGVRLLTDEQETVNVQAKSVIVATGGFSANSAMVVKYRPDLDGFVTTNHKGATGGGIALLERLGAGTVDMGEIQIHPTVEQNTSYLISESIRGGGAILVSQQGNRFFNEMSTRDKVSAAIIALPEHYAYIVFDEHVRAKNKAADEYIARGLVTSASSPRELADKLGIDYHAFLATLERYNGFVEKQHDDDFGRTTALRAPINEGPFHAIQIAPGVHHTMGGVTINTNTEVLNTEQQVIAGAYAAGEVVGGLHGGNRIGGNAVADIIIFGSLAGHQAAMRAKQ, encoded by the coding sequence ATGACCAGCAACGAACGCATTCTCAGCCCTTTCACCTTGCCGAATGGCGCGGAACTGAAAAACCGTTTGTTAATGGCACCCATGACCACCTGCACAGGTTATTTCGACGGTACCGTCAGCAGCGAGCTGGTGGAGTATTATCGTGCCCGCGCAGGTAGCATTGGCACCATTATTGTTGAGTGCTGTTTTGTCGATGACCTCGGGTTAGCCTTCCCGGGCGCCATTGGTATTGATAACGACGATAAAATCGCCGGGCTGGCAAAAATCGCTGCCGCCATTCAGGGCGAAGGATCGAAAGCGGTTCTGCAAATTTATCACGGCGGCCGTATGGTGGAGCCGAAGCTGATTGGTGGCCGCACGCCGATTGCGCCGAGCGCGATTGCCGCGCCGCGTGAAGGGGCGGCTATGCCGGTGGCGATGACCACCGCTGACGTAGAAGCCATGATCGGCAAGTTCGGCGAAGCCGTTCGCCGCGCTATTCAGGCCGGTTTCGACGGTGTCGAAATTCACGGCGCTAATACTTACCTGATCCAGCAATTTTTCTCCCCCAACTCCAACCAGCGTGATGATGAGTGGGGCGGCAGCCGCGATAACCGCGCGAAGTTCCCGCTGGCGGTGCTGGATATCACCCATAAAATGGCGCGTCAGTACGCTGACGACGCGTTTATCATCGGTTACCGTTTCTCACCGGAAGAGCTGGAAGTGCCCGGCATCCGTTTCGACGACACGATGTTCTTGCTGGAAAAACTGGCGGCTCGCGGTGTGGACTATCTGCACTTCTCCCTCGGTGCGTCGTTGCGCTCGTCCATTAATGACACCACCGACCCAGCGCCGTTGATTAATAAATATTGTGCCATGCGCTCCGAAACGCTGGCGCAGGTTCCAATCATGGGCGTGGGCGGCATCGTTAATGCCGCTGATGCCGAAGAAGGCCTGGATCATGGCTACGACCTGATTGCCGTTGGTCGTGCCTGCATTGCCTACCCGGACTGGGCGGCGCGTATCGCCAATGGCGAAAATCTGGAGCTGTTTATCGACAGCACCCAGCGTGAAGCGCTGCACATCCCCGAACCGCTGTGGCACTTCTCACTGGTAGAAGCCATGATCCGCGATATGAGCATGGGTGAAGCGAAATTCAAACCGGGGATGTTCGTCGAAACGGTACAGGACGACAGCAATGAACTGGTGATTAACGTTAGCCTGGAAACCGATCGCATTGCCGATATCGCCCTGGCGTCTGGCCCGGCTGATAACGTTGAGTTTACCAGCAGCTTTGCCGAGATCCGCGGGCGCATTCTGGATGCGAACTCCCCGCATGTTGATGCCATCTCGGGGGCTACCAGCCAGAGCGAAGCGGTGAAAAAAGCCGTTTCCAAAGCGATGGTGAAATCGAGCAAAGCGCGAGTGGCAGAAGAGGGCGGCGATACCAGCGCGCCGAAAAATTACGATGTGGTGGTAGTCGGCAGCGGCGGCGCCGGTCTGGCGGCGGCTATTCAGGCTCATGACGAAGGTGCCAGCGTACTGATTGTTGAAAAAATGCCGTCCATCGGTGGTAACACCATTAAAGCGTCTGCCGGTATGAACGCGGCAGAAACCCGCTTCCAGCGCGTGAAAGGTATTCAGGACAGTAAAGAGCTGTTTTATGCCGAAACCCTGAAAGGCGGCGGCGAGAAAAACAACCCGCAACTGCTGCGTCGCTTTGTTGAAAATGCCCCGGAAGCCATTGAATGGCTGGCGCGTCGCGGCATTATGCTTAACGACATCACCACCACCGGTGGTATGAGCATTGACCGTACGCACCGTCCGCGTGATGGATCGGCGGTTGGCGGTTATCTGATTAGCGGCCTGGTGCGCAACGTCACTAAACGCAACATTGATGTGATGCTGGATACCTCCGTTGAGGACATTCTGTTTGAACAAGGTGAAGTGCGCGGTGTACGTTTACTGACCGACGAGCAGGAAACCGTTAACGTGCAGGCGAAAAGCGTGATTGTGGCAACCGGTGGTTTCAGCGCCAACAGCGCGATGGTGGTGAAATACCGCCCGGATCTGGATGGTTTTGTGACCACCAACCACAAAGGCGCGACCGGCGGCGGTATCGCACTGCTGGAGCGTCTCGGTGCCGGTACGGTTGATATGGGTGAAATCCAGATCCACCCGACCGTAGAGCAAAACACCTCGTATCTGATTTCCGAATCGATTCGCGGCGGCGGCGCCATCCTGGTCAGCCAGCAGGGCAACCGCTTCTTTAACGAGATGTCGACCCGCGATAAAGTCTCTGCGGCGATTATCGCGCTGCCGGAACACTATGCTTACATTGTGTTTGATGAGCATGTCCGGGCGAAAAACAAAGCGGCGGATGAATACATCGCCCGCGGACTGGTAACCAGCGCCAGTTCACCGCGCGAGCTGGCGGATAAACTGGGCATCGATTATCACGCCTTCCTCGCAACGCTTGAACGCTACAATGGTTTTGTAGAGAAACAGCACGATGATGACTTTGGCCGTACCACCGCGCTGCGTGCGCCGATTAACGAAGGCCCGTTCCACGCTATTCAGATTGCGCCGGGCGTGCACCACACCATGGGCGGCGTGACCATCAACACCAATACCGAAGTGTTGAACACCGAACAGCAGGTGATTGCAGGTGCGTATGCGGCGGGTGAAGTGGTTGGCGGCCTGCATGGCGGCAACCGTATTGGCGGCAACGCCGTAGCCGATATCATTATTTTCGGCTCTCTGGCAGGGCACCAGGCCGCGATGCGTGCCAAACAGTAA
- a CDS encoding PAAR domain-containing protein has translation MAEYQAARVDDPIAHTASQGWMIAGLIGGALLGMAAVAVTGGAALIVVSTVAAGACAGGGLGEVLGSMSWAPRHVTGMLKEGSPDVFINSRKAIRAHLSSGECDEHSGSLQRVAEGSIKVYINNYPAARIGDRLTCSAEIFQGSANVFIGGAKVQTDDINPEIPAWVNWVMLGVGVGALAVIAGPAIALISTAGGMAGGTAGDYVGGKIFGEGSDGQKWSMLAGGIIGSGIAAKGTTSFRAWRAGKVETNGVPIDKVTYDEILNIPKGQKPDPETYLPPEYINKHAEEFSEGATRIVSRGDYDMYGLGKPDDLNSEFVSSKRNMESIVNESNGDTTVMSERLGIPKEQFEQGDLLRVDYFPTEKYNAKIPTGNEWGARDTEPLWLPGGKLPNGDYEAVISMKGLEKGVDYQVYDLKTGAIYD, from the coding sequence ATGGCTGAGTATCAGGCCGCGCGCGTCGATGACCCCATCGCGCACACCGCGTCGCAGGGCTGGATGATTGCCGGGCTTATCGGCGGCGCTTTGCTGGGTATGGCGGCTGTGGCGGTAACAGGGGGCGCTGCACTCATTGTGGTTTCGACGGTAGCTGCTGGCGCCTGTGCGGGTGGCGGGTTGGGCGAGGTGCTGGGAAGTATGTCGTGGGCACCCCGTCACGTGACCGGCATGTTGAAAGAGGGGTCGCCGGATGTCTTTATTAACAGCCGCAAGGCCATCCGCGCGCATCTCTCTTCTGGTGAGTGTGATGAACACAGCGGCAGCCTTCAGCGCGTTGCCGAAGGTTCAATCAAGGTTTATATCAACAACTATCCAGCGGCGCGTATTGGCGATCGTTTGACCTGTAGCGCGGAGATATTTCAGGGCTCAGCCAACGTTTTTATCGGCGGCGCAAAAGTACAAACGGATGATATCAATCCCGAAATTCCGGCGTGGGTGAACTGGGTGATGTTAGGGGTTGGCGTCGGTGCGCTGGCGGTTATCGCCGGGCCGGCCATTGCACTGATCAGCACGGCCGGTGGTATGGCGGGCGGAACGGCCGGGGATTACGTTGGTGGAAAAATCTTCGGCGAAGGCAGCGACGGCCAGAAATGGAGCATGCTTGCGGGCGGGATCATTGGTAGTGGTATTGCGGCTAAAGGCACCACGTCGTTTAGAGCCTGGCGTGCGGGTAAGGTTGAAACCAATGGGGTTCCAATAGACAAAGTCACTTACGATGAGATCCTCAATATCCCTAAAGGTCAGAAGCCGGATCCTGAAACCTACCTTCCACCGGAGTACATTAACAAGCATGCAGAGGAGTTTTCTGAAGGGGCGACGCGTATCGTTTCAAGAGGTGATTATGATATGTACGGTTTAGGTAAGCCGGATGACTTAAACTCAGAATTCGTAAGCTCTAAACGTAATATGGAGTCTATTGTTAATGAGTCAAATGGCGATACAACCGTAATGTCTGAACGTTTAGGCATTCCTAAAGAGCAATTTGAACAAGGGGATTTACTTAGGGTCGATTATTTCCCTACCGAAAAATATAATGCAAAAATACCAACGGGTAACGAGTGGGGTGCCCGGGATACTGAACCTTTATGGTTGCCTGGAGGGAAGCTACCCAATGGAGACTATGAGGCTGTTATCTCTATGAAAGGTTTAGAAAAAGGCGTTGACTATCAAGTATATGATTTGAAAACAGGAGCGATATATGATTGA
- a CDS encoding FAD:protein FMN transferase — MSDNPVWSYSAVLMGSPILLKLFSHDDALASRVFSLIKRYEDLFTVNRAHSQVMDINHAAGRHPVVVSRPVFELIKCAKAASMVPDSAFNLAIGPLVKLWRIGFKGDSVPPADEIAARLRITHVQDVILDDTAGSVFLAQAGMEIDLGAIAKGFIADRVRDYLHREGIHDGLINLGGNVQTLGSPQGQWTIGVKKPFADADALVGSIEVVNKSVVTSGTYERYFEQDGKRWHHILDPRSGYPLDNELDSVTIISTDSLDGDIWTTLLFGLGVEKGGALLKQRDDIEAIFVTKNREIILSSQRQFRFTLLDARYRLTDNTA; from the coding sequence ATGTCCGATAACCCTGTCTGGAGCTACTCTGCCGTACTGATGGGTTCGCCCATTCTGCTCAAACTGTTTTCCCACGACGACGCCCTCGCATCCCGCGTTTTTTCGCTGATCAAACGCTACGAAGACCTGTTCACCGTTAACCGCGCACACTCCCAGGTGATGGACATCAACCACGCCGCAGGCAGGCATCCGGTGGTCGTCAGCCGCCCGGTATTTGAGCTCATCAAATGCGCCAAAGCCGCCAGCATGGTTCCTGATAGCGCCTTTAACCTGGCCATTGGCCCACTGGTTAAGCTGTGGCGCATCGGTTTCAAAGGCGATAGCGTTCCGCCCGCCGATGAAATAGCCGCGCGGCTACGTATCACGCATGTGCAGGATGTTATCCTCGACGATACCGCCGGAAGTGTTTTTCTTGCGCAGGCGGGAATGGAGATCGATCTGGGTGCCATCGCCAAAGGTTTTATTGCCGATCGGGTGCGGGATTATCTGCATCGAGAGGGGATTCACGACGGGCTTATTAATCTTGGCGGCAACGTGCAGACGCTCGGTTCCCCGCAAGGACAGTGGACTATTGGCGTGAAAAAGCCGTTTGCCGACGCCGACGCGTTAGTTGGCTCCATTGAGGTGGTGAACAAATCGGTGGTGACATCCGGCACTTATGAGCGCTATTTCGAACAGGATGGCAAACGCTGGCACCATATCCTCGATCCGCGTAGCGGCTACCCGCTGGATAACGAACTCGACAGTGTGACCATTATTTCCACCGACTCTCTCGACGGCGATATCTGGACCACACTTCTTTTCGGGCTTGGGGTGGAAAAAGGCGGCGCACTGCTGAAACAGCGCGACGATATCGAGGCGATTTTCGTCACCAAAAACCGCGAAATCATCCTCTCCTCACAGCGCCAGTTCCGCTTTACCCTTCTCGATGCCCGCTACCGGCTTACTGACAATACTGCTTAA
- the fumA gene encoding class I fumarate hydratase FumA — protein MSNKPFVYQDPFPLAKDNTEYYLLSREHVSIADFDGHQVLKVEPEALTLLAQQAFHDASFLLRPSHQKQVAAILHDPQASENDKYVALQFLRNSEIAAKGILPTCQDTGTAIIMGKKGQRVWTGGGDEAALARGVYNTYTEDNLRYSQNAPLDMYNEVNTGTNLPAQIDLYSVDGDEYKFLCVAKGGGSANKTYLYQETKALITPAKLKNYLVEKMRTLGTAACPPYHIAFVIGGTSAESTLKTVKLASTRYYDGLPTEGNEHGQAFRDVQLEQELMQEAQDLGLGAQFGGKYFAHDIRVIRLPRHGASCPIGMGVSCSADRNIKAKINRDGIWIEKMEHNPGQYIPEALRQQGEGNVAKINLNQPMKDILAQLSAFPVSTRVSLNGTIIVARDIAHAKLKELIDNGEELPQYVKDHPIYYAGPAKTPEGYASGSLGPTTAGRMDSYVDLLQSHGASMIMLAKGNRSQQVTDACAKHGGFYLGSIGGPAAVLAQQSIKSLECVAYPELGMEAIWKIEVENFPAFILVDDKGNDFFQQIQNKQCAGCSQR, from the coding sequence ATGTCGAACAAACCCTTTGTGTATCAGGACCCGTTCCCGCTGGCAAAAGACAATACGGAATATTATTTGCTGAGCCGCGAACATGTTTCCATCGCCGATTTTGACGGTCATCAGGTATTGAAAGTCGAGCCGGAAGCGCTGACGCTGCTGGCACAGCAGGCTTTCCACGATGCCTCTTTCCTGTTGCGCCCGTCTCATCAGAAACAGGTTGCCGCGATCCTGCATGACCCGCAAGCGAGCGAAAACGACAAATACGTTGCTCTGCAATTCCTGCGTAACTCAGAAATTGCCGCGAAAGGTATTTTGCCGACCTGCCAGGACACCGGCACGGCAATCATTATGGGTAAAAAAGGTCAGCGCGTCTGGACCGGCGGCGGTGATGAAGCCGCACTGGCGCGTGGCGTGTATAACACCTACACCGAAGATAACCTGCGTTATTCGCAAAATGCGCCGCTGGATATGTACAACGAGGTGAACACGGGCACCAACCTGCCAGCGCAGATCGACCTCTACAGTGTTGATGGGGATGAGTATAAGTTCCTCTGCGTTGCCAAAGGCGGCGGCTCGGCGAACAAAACCTATCTCTATCAGGAAACCAAGGCGCTGATCACCCCGGCGAAACTGAAAAACTACCTGGTTGAGAAGATGCGTACCCTCGGTACGGCGGCCTGCCCTCCTTACCATATCGCCTTTGTAATTGGCGGGACGTCCGCAGAATCAACCCTGAAAACGGTGAAACTGGCCTCTACGCGTTATTATGATGGCCTGCCGACAGAAGGTAATGAGCACGGCCAGGCGTTTCGCGATGTGCAACTGGAACAGGAACTGATGCAGGAAGCGCAGGACCTCGGCCTCGGTGCTCAGTTTGGTGGCAAATACTTTGCTCACGACATCCGCGTGATCCGCCTGCCGCGTCACGGCGCATCCTGCCCGATCGGTATGGGCGTTTCCTGCTCCGCTGACCGCAATATCAAAGCGAAGATCAACCGCGACGGCATCTGGATTGAGAAGATGGAGCACAATCCGGGGCAGTATATTCCGGAAGCACTGCGCCAGCAGGGCGAAGGCAATGTGGCGAAAATCAATCTCAACCAGCCGATGAAGGATATTCTGGCGCAGCTTTCCGCCTTCCCGGTTTCTACGCGCGTCTCGCTGAACGGCACCATTATTGTGGCGCGCGATATTGCTCACGCGAAGCTGAAAGAGCTGATTGATAACGGCGAAGAGTTGCCGCAGTACGTGAAAGATCACCCGATCTATTACGCTGGCCCGGCGAAAACGCCGGAAGGTTATGCCTCCGGCTCGCTTGGCCCAACCACCGCAGGGCGTATGGATTCCTACGTTGATCTGCTGCAATCCCACGGCGCGAGCATGATTATGCTGGCGAAAGGCAACCGCAGCCAGCAGGTGACCGATGCCTGTGCTAAACACGGCGGTTTCTATCTGGGGAGTATTGGTGGCCCGGCTGCGGTGCTGGCTCAGCAGAGCATTAAGAGCCTGGAGTGCGTTGCCTATCCGGAACTGGGAATGGAAGCTATCTGGAAGATTGAAGTGGAAAACTTCCCGGCATTTATTCTGGTGGATGATAAAGGTAATGACTTCTTCCAGCAGATCCAGAACAAACAGTGCGCCGGTTGTAGCCAGCGTTAA
- the dcuR gene encoding two-component system response regulator DcuR translates to MINVLIVDDDAMVAELNRMYVAQIAGFQCCGTASTLHQAEEMINDPGREIDLVLLDVYMQQDSGLDLLPTIRASGRAIDVIMITSSADAATIQTSLHYGVVDYLIKPFQFPRFEEALTSWREKRRLMEARPYYEQSDVDKLLHGGAPEVADTRRLPKGLTAQTLRTICQWIDAHPGIEFSTDELANAVNISRVSCRKYLIWLAQINILYTTIHYGATGRPVYRYQLIAEQYGLLKQYCQ, encoded by the coding sequence GTGATAAATGTATTAATAGTTGACGATGATGCCATGGTAGCCGAGCTGAACCGCATGTATGTGGCGCAGATAGCCGGTTTTCAGTGCTGCGGCACGGCGTCGACACTGCACCAGGCCGAGGAGATGATTAACGATCCAGGGCGTGAAATCGACCTTGTGTTGCTGGATGTCTATATGCAGCAGGACAGCGGCCTGGATTTACTGCCGACCATTCGCGCCAGCGGTCGCGCTATCGACGTGATTATGATCACCTCATCCGCCGATGCCGCCACTATCCAGACATCATTGCATTACGGCGTGGTGGATTACTTAATCAAGCCGTTCCAGTTCCCGCGTTTTGAAGAGGCGCTCACCAGCTGGCGCGAAAAACGCAGGCTGATGGAAGCCCGCCCCTATTATGAGCAGTCCGATGTTGACAAGCTGTTGCACGGCGGTGCGCCGGAAGTGGCCGATACGCGCCGGTTGCCGAAGGGGTTAACGGCGCAGACCTTACGCACTATTTGCCAGTGGATTGATGCCCATCCAGGAATCGAGTTTTCGACCGATGAGCTGGCAAACGCTGTCAATATCTCCCGCGTTTCCTGCCGTAAGTACCTGATTTGGCTGGCACAGATTAATATTCTCTATACCACCATTCACTACGGCGCAACCGGTCGTCCGGTGTACCGCTACCAACTCATTGCCGAGCAATACGGCCTGCTTAAGCAGTATTGTCAGTAA
- a CDS encoding anion permease — MNEKTTTPPSANADSAKAGNKNRLIMMALPIIVAVLLLFVPVPEGLPPYAWHYFAIFVGVIVGLIFEPLPGAVIGLTGVVIIALCSQWVLFSPDQLADPKFKLAGQSFKWAVSGFGNSTVWLIFGAFMFAAGYDKTQFGRRLALILVKYLGRRSLTLGYAITFADLLLAPFTPSNTARSGGTIYPIIANLPPLYGSKPNDPSARRIGSYLMWVAITAACITSSMFLSALAPNLLALALVKSIVGINISWGTWFIAFLPLGVLLILTMPLLAYLFYPPEVKVNDEVPLWASRELEKLGKMSRNEILLLVFVCCALLMWIFAADFIEPALAALLVVVLMLWTGVLTWNDITSNKPAWNTFVWFATLVALADGLSSTGFIAWLGKEGGLLMSGISPGMATIALLLAFYLLHYLFASTTAHTTALLPAMLTIAATIPGINMEVVVLVLCTSLGVMGIITPYGTGPSPIYYGSGYLPTKDYWRLGTIFGAIFLAALLLIGYPWITMMF, encoded by the coding sequence ATGAACGAGAAAACAACAACACCACCCTCTGCCAATGCAGACAGTGCAAAGGCCGGAAATAAAAACCGCCTGATAATGATGGCACTACCGATTATCGTGGCTGTACTACTGCTGTTTGTCCCTGTGCCGGAAGGTTTACCGCCTTACGCCTGGCACTATTTCGCTATCTTCGTCGGTGTGATTGTCGGCCTGATCTTCGAACCGTTGCCGGGTGCAGTTATCGGCTTGACCGGTGTCGTAATCATTGCGCTGTGCAGCCAATGGGTGCTGTTTAGCCCCGATCAACTGGCGGACCCGAAATTTAAGCTGGCAGGCCAGTCTTTCAAATGGGCAGTCAGCGGTTTCGGTAACTCAACCGTCTGGCTTATCTTCGGCGCGTTTATGTTTGCCGCCGGTTACGATAAGACGCAGTTCGGCCGCCGCCTGGCGCTGATTCTGGTGAAATACCTTGGCCGTCGCAGCCTGACGCTGGGTTACGCCATTACCTTCGCCGATCTGCTGCTGGCACCGTTCACGCCGTCTAACACCGCGCGTAGCGGCGGGACCATCTACCCGATTATCGCTAACCTGCCGCCGCTTTACGGCTCTAAACCTAACGATCCGAGTGCGCGCCGTATTGGTTCTTATCTGATGTGGGTTGCCATTACCGCCGCCTGTATCACCAGTTCAATGTTCCTCTCCGCTCTGGCACCTAACCTGCTGGCGCTGGCGCTGGTGAAAAGCATCGTCGGGATTAACATCTCCTGGGGGACCTGGTTTATCGCCTTCCTGCCGCTGGGCGTGTTGTTGATTCTGACGATGCCGCTGCTGGCTTACCTGTTCTACCCGCCAGAAGTCAAAGTGAATGATGAAGTGCCGCTGTGGGCGAGCCGCGAGCTGGAAAAACTGGGCAAAATGTCCCGCAATGAAATCCTGCTGCTGGTGTTTGTCTGCTGTGCGCTGCTGATGTGGATCTTCGCTGCCGACTTTATTGAACCGGCACTGGCTGCCCTGTTGGTTGTGGTACTGATGCTGTGGACCGGCGTGCTGACCTGGAACGACATTACCAGCAACAAACCGGCGTGGAACACCTTCGTCTGGTTCGCCACCTTAGTGGCACTGGCTGATGGCCTCTCCTCCACCGGCTTTATCGCCTGGCTGGGTAAAGAAGGCGGCCTGCTGATGAGCGGTATTTCTCCGGGGATGGCGACTATCGCCCTGCTGCTGGCGTTCTACCTGCTGCACTATCTGTTTGCCAGCACCACCGCGCACACCACCGCGCTGTTGCCAGCCATGCTGACCATCGCGGCCACTATCCCTGGCATCAATATGGAAGTGGTTGTCCTGGTTCTGTGTACCTCCCTCGGCGTGATGGGCATCATCACCCCATACGGTACTGGCCCAAGCCCGATTTACTACGGCAGCGGCTATCTGCCAACGAAAGACTACTGGCGTCTGGGCACCATCTTCGGTGCTATCTTCCTGGCCGCCCTGCTGTTGATTGGTTATCCGTGGATCACCATGATGTTTTGA
- a CDS encoding immunity protein Tsi6 family protein translates to MNSVKVLFKQQGDFFILQGTDGLYICMIWPAGHLDEEKCFKLKDDDLIKYSDYHDMVSLAKQIRANYALYKAQEVPVMQEATAQDYIDKALSMARKRHQAISENPAAAALEPMYDSIVEQLSYLRNIVDGSESDKTRLRKLTFGLYAVREFETSDEIFFQRLTDAFYIASQLSSGLKVKLPHEVNDKYMQREQRLCKLYPDDFYI, encoded by the coding sequence ATGAATAGTGTTAAAGTTCTTTTTAAACAACAGGGTGATTTCTTTATTTTGCAAGGAACGGATGGCTTGTATATTTGTATGATTTGGCCAGCCGGTCATCTTGATGAAGAAAAGTGTTTCAAACTGAAAGATGACGACTTAATAAAATATTCTGATTACCATGATATGGTTTCTTTGGCTAAACAAATTCGTGCTAATTATGCGTTATATAAAGCGCAAGAAGTACCTGTTATGCAAGAGGCTACAGCGCAAGACTATATCGATAAGGCATTATCGATGGCGCGTAAAAGGCATCAGGCCATATCAGAAAATCCAGCTGCCGCGGCGCTTGAGCCAATGTATGATTCTATCGTTGAGCAACTATCTTATTTACGTAACATTGTTGACGGTAGCGAAAGTGACAAAACCAGATTGCGTAAATTGACGTTTGGCCTGTATGCAGTAAGAGAGTTTGAAACCTCTGATGAAATCTTCTTCCAGCGTTTGACTGATGCATTTTATATCGCGTCACAACTATCTTCTGGTCTAAAAGTGAAATTACCGCACGAAGTGAACGACAAATATATGCAGAGAGAACAGCGTCTTTGCAAACTTTATCCGGATGATTTTTATATTTAA